One stretch of Caldanaerobius fijiensis DSM 17918 DNA includes these proteins:
- the gatC gene encoding Asp-tRNA(Asn)/Glu-tRNA(Gln) amidotransferase subunit GatC, with the protein MNIKEVRGVIDRDTVLHVARLARLKLTDEEIERMSVELGHILDYINKLSELDIEDVEPTAHILPVKNVFRDDVVHQSLDREKVLMNTDDKEDGCFKVPSIIE; encoded by the coding sequence ATGAATATAAAAGAGGTGAGAGGTGTGATCGATAGGGATACGGTATTGCACGTTGCCAGATTGGCAAGGCTCAAGCTAACCGATGAGGAAATAGAGAGGATGTCTGTAGAACTGGGGCACATTCTCGACTACATAAATAAGTTAAGCGAGTTAGATATAGAAGATGTGGAGCCTACAGCCCACATCCTGCCTGTTAAAAATGTGTTCAGGGATGATGTGGTTCACCAGTCTCTTGACAGAGAGAAGGTCTTGATGAATACCGATGACAAAGAAGATGGCTGTTTTAAAGTGCCCAGCATAATAGAGTGA
- the ligA gene encoding NAD-dependent DNA ligase LigA translates to MSDSVVKRIEELRKMISHHDYMYYVLDSPEISDDEYDRLMNELKMLESQHPELITPDSPTQRVGGQPLKEFAQHQHSIPLLSLDDVFNGGELRDFDRRVKEAVGDTDYVLELKIDGLSVALQYERGTFVRGATRGDGYVGEDVTQNLKTIRSIPLRLKEDVTLEVRGEVYMPKKYFAELNQAREEEGQPLFANPRNAAAGSLRQLDPAITAKRQLDIFVFNLQRIEGREFKTHIEALEYLKDIGFKISPYLIHVNSIDEALSYIEEWREKRHQLPFEIDGMVLKVNDLAKRDVLGATARHYRWAVAYKFPAERQKAKVEDIIVQVGRTGVITPTAVLTPVRLAGTTVSRATLHNEDYIKEKDIRIGDTVLVQKAGDIIPEVVEVVKEERTGHEIPFAMPDRCPECGAKTVRIEGEAAVRCPNLNCPAQIKRGIIHFASRDAMDIEGLGPAIISQLIDNGLVKNVADIYYLKYDDLIKLERMGDKSANNLLTAIENSKKNDLGRLLFGLGIRYIGSKAADTLADWFKDIDEIMKAKEEDLLQVPEVGEKMAESVVAFFADDHNREMIERLKAAGVNMRRVGRSISSNKFQGMTFVLTGTLERYTRAEATEIIEKNGGKVSSSVSKKTTYVLAGKDPGSKLEKAQKLGVPIISEEEFEKMLSI, encoded by the coding sequence ATGAGCGATAGTGTAGTAAAGAGGATAGAAGAGCTGAGAAAGATGATATCCCATCACGATTATATGTATTACGTGCTGGATTCTCCTGAGATTTCCGATGATGAATACGACAGGCTTATGAATGAGTTAAAGATGCTGGAGAGCCAGCACCCTGAGCTTATCACGCCGGACTCTCCGACCCAGAGGGTAGGTGGGCAACCGCTAAAGGAGTTTGCCCAGCATCAACACAGTATTCCACTTCTGAGCCTTGACGACGTGTTTAACGGTGGTGAGCTCAGAGATTTTGACAGAAGGGTAAAAGAGGCGGTGGGAGATACCGATTACGTGCTGGAGCTTAAAATCGACGGTCTTTCTGTGGCATTGCAATACGAAAGAGGAACTTTTGTGAGGGGAGCCACCAGAGGCGATGGCTATGTGGGTGAGGATGTCACCCAGAATCTCAAGACGATAAGGTCTATTCCCCTTAGACTGAAAGAAGACGTAACCCTGGAGGTTCGCGGTGAAGTGTACATGCCCAAAAAGTACTTTGCCGAGCTGAATCAGGCGAGGGAAGAGGAGGGGCAGCCACTTTTTGCCAATCCCAGGAATGCAGCAGCTGGTTCACTGAGGCAGCTGGACCCAGCTATAACGGCTAAAAGGCAGCTGGATATATTTGTATTCAACCTCCAGAGAATTGAAGGAAGAGAGTTCAAAACCCATATAGAGGCATTAGAATACCTCAAGGATATAGGCTTTAAGATCAGCCCTTATTTGATACATGTAAACAGCATCGATGAAGCTTTGAGCTATATTGAGGAGTGGAGAGAGAAGCGCCATCAGTTGCCCTTTGAGATCGACGGCATGGTCTTGAAGGTAAACGACCTGGCTAAACGGGATGTGCTGGGGGCAACAGCCAGACATTACAGATGGGCGGTGGCCTATAAATTCCCGGCTGAGAGGCAGAAAGCAAAAGTGGAGGATATCATTGTCCAGGTAGGTAGAACTGGGGTTATAACGCCTACGGCAGTACTGACGCCCGTCAGGCTGGCGGGGACTACAGTAAGCAGGGCTACATTGCATAACGAAGACTACATAAAGGAAAAGGATATACGGATAGGGGATACGGTGCTGGTTCAAAAGGCTGGCGATATCATACCTGAGGTGGTGGAGGTAGTAAAAGAAGAGCGCACAGGGCACGAGATACCATTTGCTATGCCCGATAGGTGCCCTGAGTGTGGCGCAAAAACTGTCAGGATAGAAGGAGAAGCGGCTGTCCGATGTCCCAACCTGAATTGCCCTGCTCAGATAAAGAGGGGCATAATCCATTTTGCCTCACGGGATGCGATGGACATAGAGGGATTGGGGCCTGCTATCATATCCCAGCTCATTGATAACGGCCTTGTCAAGAATGTCGCTGATATTTATTATCTTAAATACGACGACTTGATAAAGTTAGAGCGCATGGGGGATAAATCGGCAAATAATCTCTTGACGGCCATTGAAAACAGCAAGAAAAATGACCTAGGAAGGTTACTGTTTGGCCTTGGCATAAGGTATATAGGCTCAAAAGCCGCTGATACTCTGGCTGATTGGTTTAAGGACATCGATGAGATCATGAAGGCAAAGGAGGAAGACCTCCTTCAGGTGCCTGAGGTTGGAGAAAAAATGGCCGAGAGCGTAGTGGCCTTTTTTGCCGATGATCACAACAGGGAAATGATTGAGCGCCTCAAAGCAGCCGGAGTCAATATGCGCCGGGTAGGTAGATCCATTTCAAGCAATAAGTTCCAGGGCATGACCTTTGTCCTTACTGGTACCCTGGAGAGGTATACAAGAGCTGAAGCCACTGAAATCATAGAAAAGAATGGAGGAAAGGTATCATCCAGCGTCAGCAAAAAGACAACCTATGTGCTGGCAGGAAAAGACCCCGGATCCAAACTGGAAAAAGCCCAAAAGCTTGGGGTGCCTATTATAAGTGAAGAAGAATTTGAAAAAATGTTATCTATCTGA
- a CDS encoding FeoA family protein, whose amino-acid sequence MTLDLASIGNKLIIDKIDDEKVKIQILRFGISEGSLVKCVDKLPKGPVIIQNRMQEIAIGRKLAEKIKIREVKEG is encoded by the coding sequence ATGACTCTTGACCTGGCTAGTATAGGTAATAAACTGATCATAGATAAAATTGACGACGAGAAGGTAAAAATTCAGATACTGCGCTTTGGTATATCAGAAGGTTCTCTGGTAAAATGCGTAGATAAGCTACCAAAAGGACCCGTAATCATTCAAAACCGTATGCAGGAAATCGCCATAGGTAGAAAACTGGCTGAAAAAATCAAGATCAGAGAAGTAAAGGAGGGTTAA
- the feoB gene encoding ferrous iron transport protein B: MSSCCTPIKINIPENAKKIVLVGNPNVGKSVFFNALTGMYVDVSNFPGTTVDISYGMYGNDVIIDTPGVYGVSSFNDEEKVARDVILSADIILNVVDALHLERDLFLTQQLIDMGKPIIVALNQMDEAKKNGISVDVQKLSQELNVPIIPCIAIKNIGISEVKKNLYNARKGNPIEIVRENYRTYENSGIDPSEILLILEDDENVCARNGITNPPGLREKIYSERRKRVDQIVNAVVSEQYAQASFSAKLGKLMLKPVTGVPLLIITLVIMYEVIGVFVAQTVVGFTEGTVMDGLYRPFITKVIGSIIPQKSFLGSILIGEFGLLTMTVVYVIGLLLPLVIGFYLFLSLLEDSGYLPRIAVLVDRVLTKLGLNGKAIIPIILGLGCITMATITTRILNSRRERFIATMLLGLAIPCSAQLAVITTMIAPLGPLYIISYVIILIAIFVAIGTILNKVLPGESTDLLIDLPTLKVPRIDNVVKKTITKTKMFLEDAVPLFAAGSVGISILQYTGVLNIIQKLAAPLTTGWLKLPKEAANAFIMGFVRRDFGAAGLYSLKLSPNQTLVALVTITLFVPCIAATMIIFKERSKAESLIIWFGSVFLAFLIGGTLAQIIL; this comes from the coding sequence ATGAGCAGTTGTTGCACGCCCATTAAAATCAATATACCTGAAAACGCCAAAAAAATTGTCCTGGTAGGAAACCCCAATGTAGGCAAATCAGTGTTTTTCAACGCTCTCACCGGGATGTACGTAGATGTCTCTAATTTTCCCGGAACCACAGTTGATATAAGTTATGGGATGTACGGTAATGATGTAATAATAGACACACCAGGTGTCTACGGCGTCTCCTCTTTTAACGATGAAGAAAAGGTAGCTCGGGATGTAATTTTAAGTGCTGACATAATCCTGAATGTGGTAGATGCTCTGCATCTGGAGAGAGACCTTTTTTTGACCCAGCAATTGATCGATATGGGCAAACCCATTATCGTCGCTTTAAACCAGATGGACGAAGCTAAAAAAAATGGAATATCTGTAGACGTTCAAAAATTATCCCAAGAACTTAACGTCCCTATAATACCCTGCATCGCTATAAAAAACATAGGTATAAGTGAAGTCAAAAAAAATTTGTACAATGCCAGGAAGGGAAACCCCATTGAAATTGTAAGGGAAAATTACAGGACCTATGAAAACAGCGGCATTGACCCCAGTGAAATCCTGCTGATACTGGAAGATGACGAAAACGTGTGTGCCAGAAATGGTATAACAAATCCCCCGGGGCTCAGGGAAAAGATCTATAGCGAGAGGCGCAAAAGGGTAGATCAGATCGTAAATGCCGTTGTAAGCGAGCAATACGCTCAGGCCTCTTTTTCTGCAAAACTTGGAAAGCTCATGCTCAAACCTGTTACAGGCGTCCCTTTATTGATAATAACTCTCGTTATCATGTATGAGGTCATCGGGGTATTCGTCGCCCAGACCGTTGTGGGTTTCACTGAAGGCACCGTGATGGACGGCCTCTACAGGCCATTTATAACAAAAGTAATCGGAAGCATCATACCTCAGAAGTCATTTTTAGGCAGCATCCTCATCGGCGAATTCGGGCTTTTGACCATGACCGTCGTTTATGTAATTGGCCTGCTTCTACCCCTGGTCATAGGCTTCTACCTCTTTCTGTCGCTACTGGAAGACTCGGGGTACCTCCCCAGAATAGCCGTGTTGGTCGACAGAGTGTTGACAAAGCTGGGTTTAAACGGCAAAGCCATAATACCCATCATCCTGGGTCTAGGCTGTATTACCATGGCCACGATTACCACCAGGATATTGAACTCCAGACGAGAGCGATTTATAGCGACTATGCTCCTGGGACTGGCAATACCCTGTTCGGCACAGCTGGCTGTCATCACCACCATGATAGCACCCCTTGGTCCTCTCTATATAATATCCTATGTCATAATACTAATAGCCATATTTGTTGCTATAGGTACTATCCTCAATAAAGTGCTGCCCGGAGAATCCACAGACCTTTTAATAGACCTGCCAACATTAAAAGTACCCCGCATCGACAATGTCGTAAAGAAAACCATCACAAAGACAAAAATGTTTCTTGAAGACGCTGTTCCATTGTTTGCAGCGGGATCTGTTGGCATATCTATACTGCAGTATACAGGTGTTTTAAATATTATACAAAAACTAGCTGCCCCTCTGACCACAGGATGGCTAAAGTTGCCTAAAGAAGCAGCAAATGCCTTTATAATGGGATTTGTAAGGCGTGACTTCGGAGCTGCTGGACTTTATTCGCTTAAACTGAGCCCCAATCAAACTCTGGTGGCATTAGTTACAATAACGCTCTTCGTACCGTGTATAGCCGCGACCATGATTATATTTAAGGAGAGAAGCAAGGCAGAATCGTTGATCATATGGTTTGGTTCGGTGTTTCTGGCATTTTTAATCGGTGGTACCCTGGCACAGATTATACTGTGA
- a CDS encoding pro-sigmaK processing inhibitor BofA family protein, producing MLFSGALWFIIGIIALAAVLWLFSISIKFLFRFILNSIVGFIFLLIFNFFGGIIGLYLPINIATAFVTGFFGIPGIIVLLILKYFFHVI from the coding sequence ATACTGTTTTCCGGCGCATTGTGGTTTATAATAGGAATTATCGCACTGGCCGCTGTACTGTGGCTATTTAGCATTTCTATAAAATTCCTGTTCAGGTTTATATTGAACTCCATAGTAGGATTTATTTTTCTCCTAATATTTAACTTTTTTGGAGGTATTATTGGATTGTATCTGCCTATAAATATCGCGACAGCATTCGTTACAGGTTTTTTTGGTATACCGGGCATAATCGTGCTTTTAATACTTAAATATTTTTTCCATGTTATTTAA